The Chaetodon trifascialis isolate fChaTrf1 chromosome 16, fChaTrf1.hap1, whole genome shotgun sequence genome includes a region encoding these proteins:
- the LOC139344864 gene encoding gap junction delta-2 protein, with protein MGDWSILGRFLTEVQNHSTVIGKIWLTMLLIFRILLVALVGDAVYSDEQSKFTCNTLQPGCNNVCYDTFAPVSHLRFWVFQIVLVSTPSIFYIVYVLQKITKNEKLEVEKVDVVPRSTPSLERDKHMGGDKETTLEAGSPYNTAYNNEEWSSREDECEERSQLEEEMREVGKDPTQLSSQVLLIYIIHVLLRSIMEIIFLIGQYYLFGFEVPHLFRCETYPCPNRTDCFVSRATEKTIFLNFMFSVSLGCFILNIVELHYLGWIYIFRVLLSACCTCCKSDRDPMQQVELYSDNNPLLLELKHSLRGRVVLQTTSTMSRDKSSSVPNQAPAISFETDSTLECTSKRNLEEKERAKTRLHNMAKIGRGKKSWL; from the coding sequence ATGGGAGACTGGTCCATTCTTGGCCGCTTCCTAACGGAGGTTCAAAACCATTCCACAGTCATTGGCAAGATATGGCTGACAATGCTGCTCATCTTCCGCATCTTGCTCGTGGCCCTGGTGGGGGATGCTGTCTACAGCGACGAGCAGTCCAAGTTTACCTGCAACACCCTACAGCCTGGATGCAATAATGTCTGCTATGACACGTTTGCTCCTGTCTCACACTTGCGCTTTTGGGTCTTTCAGATTGTTCTCGTCTCCACACCCTCTATCTTCTACATTGTCTATGTCTTGCAAAAAATCACCAAGAATGAAAAGTTAGAGGTTGAGAAGGTCGATGTGGTACCCAGGTCCACACCTTCACTTGAAAGGGACAAACACATGGGAGGAGATAAAGAGACGACGCTGGAGGCCGGCAGTCCTTACAACACAGCCTATAACAACGAGGAGTGGAGCTCACGGGAAGATGAGTGTGAGGAGAGGAGCCAGCtggaagaggaaatgagagaggtAGGAAAGGACCCAACCCAACTCTCCAGCCAAGTGCTACTTATATACATCATACATGTTCTGCTGCGCTCCATCATGGAGATAATCTTCCTCATTGGGCAGTATTACCTGTTTGGATTTGAAGTTCCACACCTTTTCCGCTGTGAGACCTACCCCTGTCCAAACAGAACTGACTGCTTTGTGTCTCGAGCAACAGAGAAGACCATCTTTCTCAACTTCATGTTTAGCGTCAGTCTCGGTTGCTTCATCTTGAACATTGTGGAGCTGCATTATCTTGGCTGGATATATATTTTCAGAGTATTGTTGTCTGCATGCTGCACCTGCTGTAAGTCAGACAGAGACCCCATGCAGCAGGTGGAATTATACTCGGACAACAACCCACTGCTGCTTGAGCTCAAACACTCTCTACGTGGCAGGGTCGTCCTGCAGACCACCTCCACCATGTCCCGGGACAAGAGCAGCAGCGTCCCAAACCAGGCCCCGGCCATCTCCTTTGAGACGGACTCTACACTGGAGTGCACTTCGAAGAGAAatctggaggagaaggagcgcGCCAAGACTAGACTGCACAATATGGCCAAGATAGGACGTGGCAAAAAATCATGGCTGTAA
- the LOC139344945 gene encoding uncharacterized protein, with the protein MGIICVIVCLAVCIQSDVDRSQPQAVTKPGPDAGSSPRLPASTAEESNSNVDMGGPDSPEESSSGKKVVKVVRRVVRRVTPASTEQPNQPAAPEAAKAASAADSALKTTRAAREDKDDISMGLTSLMGRSRTKEHRPRTRTQDRKEDVKEEVKQEDEKEKVEEKPTEDKSEEAAPTPAPEPSPPKSNPLSPPAGFIPAPKPDHLAPPAGFIPVSKQNLLTPPPGFIPRKSSPVPPKQNPLTRPPGFLPVVKTDPLAPPAGFIPKPRPLIVKKPEVEETSCPPTAPNGKPSQVALPQAQSANKQVPELIPTEDDYKRVRRIFTVDDKDFKLVEDPVAILQAAHSAAAKV; encoded by the exons ATGGGAATAATCTGCGTCATTGTCTGCCTTGCTGTTTGTATTCAGTCTGATGTAGATCGTAGTCAGCCTCAAGCAGTGACTAAACCTGGACCAGACGCTGGAAGTAGTCCACGGTTGCCTGCATCAACAGCTGAAGAGTCCAATAGTAACGTGGACATGGGTGGTCCGGACAGTCCGGAGGAGAGTTCTAGCGGTAAAAAGGTGGTGAAAGTTGTGAGAAGAGTCGTTAGGCGTGTGACTCCTGCTAGCACGGAACAGCCGAACCAGCCCGCTGCTCCTGAGGCTGCTaaggctgcctctgctgcagactCCGCGCTCAAAACCACCAGAGCCGCGAGGGAGGACAAGGACGATATCTCCATGGGTCTGACCAGCCTCATGGGCAGAAGCAGAACCAAGGAACACCGGCCTCGCACCCGAACCCAGGACCGCAAAGAGGACGTGAAAGAAGAGGTTAAGCAGGaggatgagaaagaaaaagtggaggaaaaacctACTGAGGATAAATCAGAGGAGGCCGCACCCACACCTGCACCAGAGCCATCACCACCAAAGTCTAACCCCCTCAGCCCTCCAGCTGGGTTCATCCCGGCTCCCAAACCCGACCATTTGGCCCCACCTGCTGGTTTCATCCCCGTCTCCAAACAGAACCTGTTGACTCCTCCGCCTGGTTTCATCCCCAGAAAATCCAGTCCGGTGCCCCCAAAACAGAATCCCCTGACAAGACCTCCAGGATTTCTCCCTGTTGTAAAGACAGACCCACTGGCTCCTCCTGCAGGGTTTATCCCAAAGCCTCGTCCACTTATTGTGAAGAAACCGGAG GTAGAAGAGACATCTTGTCCCCCTACGGCGCCCAATGGTAAGCCGTCCCAGGTTGCGCTGCCCCAGGCTCAGTCTGCGAAtaaacag GTCCCAGAGCTGATTCCCACTGAGGACGATTACAAGCGTGTGAGGAGGATCTTCACTGTTGATGACAAAGAT TTCAAGCTTGTCGAAGACCCCGTTGCCATCCTTCAGGCAGCACACTCCGCCGCAGCTAAGGTCTGA